The proteins below are encoded in one region of Neisseria macacae ATCC 33926:
- a CDS encoding HAMP domain-containing sensor histidine kinase, translated as MKLFQRIFATFCAVIVCAIFVASFSFWLVQNTLAENQFNQRRTIETTLMNSILSAFRARGDSGAREILAEWEDSPVSNSVYVILGDEKKDILDRNIDNHTIERARVFAINNPNSDLAHIEYDRFGEEYLFFIKGWDSHQAQRLPSPLFIPGLPLAPIWHEFIILSFIIVVGLLMAYILASNITKPIKILGSGMDRVANGELETRISQQVDDRDDELSHLAIQFDKMAEKLEKLVAKERHLLHHVSHEMRSPLARMQAIVGLIQAQPQKQEQYLKRLEGELTRMDTLVGELLTLSRLETSNIPLEKESLKLVPFLKNIVEDNQSIAQQNKQTVTLSVEPRIPENATVCANEGYLYRAFDNVIRNAINYSPEGSTIRVNIGQDSKHWIVDVTDNGPGVDEMQLPHIFTAFYRADSSASKPGTGLGLALTQHIMEQHNGKIMAENIKPNGLKMHFILPKKKVNGKTEKPHPKNS; from the coding sequence ATGAAACTGTTTCAACGCATCTTCGCCACATTTTGCGCAGTCATCGTCTGCGCAATCTTTGTGGCGAGTTTTTCTTTTTGGCTGGTGCAAAACACCCTTGCCGAAAACCAATTCAACCAACGCCGCACCATCGAAACCACTTTGATGAACAGCATCCTCTCCGCCTTTAGGGCGCGCGGGGACAGCGGTGCGCGCGAAATATTGGCGGAATGGGAAGACAGCCCCGTTTCCAATTCCGTTTACGTCATTTTGGGCGACGAGAAAAAAGACATCCTCGACCGCAACATCGACAACCACACCATCGAACGCGCCCGCGTGTTTGCCATCAATAATCCCAATTCCGATTTGGCGCACATCGAATACGACCGTTTCGGCGAAGAATACCTCTTCTTTATCAAAGGCTGGGACAGCCATCAGGCGCAACGCCTGCCCAGCCCGCTCTTTATCCCTGGCCTGCCGCTCGCCCCAATTTGGCACGAATTCATCATCCTCTCCTTCATCATCGTCGTCGGCCTGCTGATGGCGTACATCCTCGCCAGCAACATTACCAAGCCCATCAAAATCTTGGGCAGCGGCATGGACAGGGTGGCAAACGGCGAACTTGAAACACGTATTTCGCAGCAAGTGGACGACCGTGACGACGAATTGTCCCACCTTGCCATCCAGTTCGACAAAATGGCGGAAAAACTGGAAAAACTCGTGGCCAAAGAACGCCACCTGCTGCACCACGTCTCCCACGAAATGCGCTCGCCCTTGGCGCGTATGCAGGCGATTGTCGGACTGATTCAGGCGCAGCCGCAAAAGCAGGAACAATATCTGAAAAGGCTGGAAGGCGAATTGACCCGCATGGATACCTTGGTTGGCGAGTTGCTGACGCTGTCCCGTTTGGAAACATCCAATATCCCGCTGGAAAAAGAAAGCCTGAAGCTCGTCCCCTTCCTGAAAAACATCGTGGAAGACAACCAAAGCATCGCCCAGCAGAACAAACAAACCGTTACCCTCTCGGTCGAACCCAGAATCCCCGAAAATGCCACGGTCTGCGCCAACGAAGGCTATTTGTACCGCGCGTTTGATAACGTTATCCGCAACGCCATCAATTACAGCCCCGAAGGCAGCACCATCCGCGTCAATATCGGACAAGACAGCAAGCATTGGATTGTGGACGTTACCGACAACGGTCCCGGCGTGGACGAAATGCAACTGCCGCACATTTTCACCGCCTTTTACCGTGCCGACTCCAGCGCCAGCAAACCCGGTACCGGCTTAGGCCTTGCCCTGACCCAACACATCATGGAGCAGCACAACGGCAAAATCATGGCTGAAAACATCAAGCCGAATGGTTTGAAAATGCACTTTATCCTGCCCAAAAAGAAAGTGAACGGCAAAACGGAAAAGCCGCATCCTAAAAACTCTTGA
- the misR gene encoding two-component system response regulator MisR, whose translation MSRVLLVDDDALLTELLTEYLTAEGLNVHSVPDGEAGVHEILTGQYDVVVLDSMMPKMNGLDVLKNVRSQSTVPIIMLTAKGDDIDRIIGLEMGADDYVPKPCTPRELLARINAILRRAQQSGEPNNAPNSISVSDVVLYPAKRQATIKDTPLELTSTEFNLLEVLMRHAGQVVSKETLSIEALDRKLAKFDRSIDVHISSIRHKLGDASLIQTVRGLGYLFVKN comes from the coding sequence ATGAGTCGCGTATTACTCGTAGATGACGACGCTTTGCTGACTGAATTGCTCACCGAATACCTTACCGCCGAAGGATTGAACGTCCACAGCGTTCCGGACGGCGAAGCCGGTGTACACGAAATCCTGACCGGCCAGTACGATGTCGTCGTATTAGACTCCATGATGCCGAAAATGAACGGTTTGGACGTATTGAAAAACGTCCGCTCCCAAAGCACCGTTCCCATCATCATGCTGACCGCTAAAGGCGACGACATCGACCGCATCATCGGATTGGAAATGGGTGCGGACGACTATGTTCCGAAACCTTGCACCCCGCGCGAACTGTTGGCACGCATCAACGCCATCCTGCGCCGTGCGCAACAAAGCGGCGAGCCGAACAACGCGCCAAACAGCATTTCCGTCAGCGACGTCGTCCTGTACCCCGCCAAACGTCAGGCGACCATCAAAGACACTCCGCTCGAACTGACCAGTACCGAGTTCAACCTGCTCGAAGTCCTGATGCGCCACGCCGGACAAGTTGTCAGCAAAGAAACTTTGTCCATCGAAGCGCTTGACCGCAAACTGGCAAAATTCGACCGCAGCATCGACGTCCATATCTCCAGCATCCGCCACAAACTGGGCGATGCCTCGCTGATTCAGACCGTACGGGGCTTGGGCTACCTGTTTGTTAAAAACTAA